A single window of Gambusia affinis linkage group LG18, SWU_Gaff_1.0, whole genome shotgun sequence DNA harbors:
- the cskmt gene encoding citrate synthase-lysine N-methyltransferase CSKMT, mitochondrial isoform X2, producing the protein MENMDKKSAWDRFYSETSTRSPNFKNFEWFFGFDAVQDFITPLLQTASLSRHPVQVLDMGCGTSALGPSIYRDSALPVRVTCADISPVAVRLMQEHIRANAVRPGNASSQIQFLELDCTRLDGHYSPSSLDLIVDKGTTDALLRSKEGAEKAASVLRQCLKVLRRSGSLLQFSDEDPDARLVWLETAAQGQGLAAADVGVQEVGVLRGVCYYCYQVTAHHDVNK; encoded by the coding sequence ATGGAAAACATGGATAAGAAATCAGCATGGGACCGCTTCTACTCTGAGACCAGCACCAGGAGTCCCAACTTCAAAAACTTTGAGTGGTTCTTTGGTTTCGATGCTGTGCAGGACTTCATCACTCCCCTCCTGCAGACTGCGTCCCTTTCTCGCCATCCTGTCCAGGTCCTGGACATGGGATGCGGCACATCTGCGCTCGGCCCCTCCATCTACAGAGACTCCGCTTTGCCGGTGCGAGTCACCTGCGCCGACATCTCCCCCGTAGCCGTGCGGCTAATGCAGGAGCACATCCGGGCCAACGCTGTCCGGCCTGGCAACGCTTCCTctcaaattcagtttttagaaCTGGACTGCACCCGGCTTGACGGCCACTACAGCCCCAGCAGTCTGGATCTTATTGTTGACAAGGGCACCACAGACGCCCTGTTGAGGTCCAAGGAGGGGGCGGAGAAGGCGGCCTCGGTGCTGAGGCAGTGTCTGAAGGTGTTGCGGCGCTCCGGGTCCCTGCTCCAGTTCTCAGACGAGGATCCTGATGCCAGACTGGTGTGGTTAGAGACGGCCGCTCAGGGTCAGGGGCTGGCGGCGGCAGACGTTGGGGTGCAGGAGGTCGGGGTGCTGAGGGGTGTGTGTTACTACTGTTACCAAGTGACTGCTCATCAtgatgtaaacaaataa
- the LOC122820511 gene encoding ependymin-like gives MRTLLLLLVCLSVGCLAQRPLPCTSPALLTGSLSVSTQNEKLGAFAKYTYDALGQRIRLREFGSYNNKTFHLDVLLLYREGVMYKINYRNQTCCKKRLCRGFHPLAIPKDASLLGQAVLGSSSGPGQGVLVNTWTGQLQMRNKTVKYMSTVTEFGCVPISTLFHSCRDGWTITSFFNNVIGLSDPQQLIPPPFCKDAMLEEEEGEEPATFYSLF, from the exons ATGagaactctgctgctgctgctggtgtgcCTGTCGGTGGGCTGCCTGGCCCAGAGACCCCTGCCATGCA CCTCCCCCGCTCTGCTCACCGGTTCCCTTTCTGTG TCCACCCAGAATGAGAAGCTGGGGGCCTTCGCCAAATACACCTACGATGCTCTGGGACAGCGGATCCGCCTCAGGGAGTTTGGATCCTACAACAATAAGACCTTCCACCTGGACGTACTCCTGCTCTACAGAGAG GGTGTGATGTACAAGATCAACTACAGGAACCAGACGTGCTGCAAGAAGCGCCTGTGCCGAGGTTTCCACCCGCTGGCCATCCCGAAGGATGCCTCCCTGCTGGGCCAGGCCGTGCTGGGCAGCTCCTCCGGCCCCGGGCAGGGGGTCCTGGTCAACACCTGGACAGGCCAGCTGCAGATGAGGAACAAGACAG TGAAGTACATGAGCACCGTGACGGAGTTTGGCTGCGTTCCCATCTCCACGCTGTTCCACAGCTGCAGGGATGGATGGACGATCACCAG cttctTCAACAACGTGATAGGGCTGTCTGATCCTCAACAACTCATCCCACCTCCTTTCTGTAAGGACGCCAtgttggaggaagaggaaggggaGGAGCCAGCTACCTTCTACAGCTTGTTCTAG